From the genome of Niabella agricola, one region includes:
- a CDS encoding IS110 family RNA-guided transposase produces MSKVIEFEQQNANAAAIDIGSKKIFVCWDGITVKSYETFTGSYKQCIDELRANGVQRVCMEATGIYWIALHQMLEEAGMEVCLVNPKEVKQVKGRKTDVKDACWIQKMFSAGLVRQSYIPAGKLKELRMMIREREDIIGMGSTYVNKMQKALELMNIKLTEVICQINGASGIRMIEAIINGERNKEKLLALCHVSIREKKADAVLNALEGHYNESWLFLLEQNLILWKVHQKQLLRIDKRIEALLGDLEQGRQFVASEYKAKPVRHHKPMITDLHQKLLNIYGVDANCIPGITDYTLLKLLGEVGADMSRFPTVKHFVSWCGLCPGHNQSGSKSRKSKMKNHSNAGQTFREVAQALLNSKYIAIGAFIRKLKSRKEARIAIKAGARKIATAFYNLLTKGAQYIEQGIHKYEQQLKEREQKYLQKMALKYGMKFVEIQSLK; encoded by the coding sequence ATGTCAAAGGTAATTGAGTTTGAGCAACAAAATGCAAATGCAGCCGCCATAGATATTGGCTCAAAAAAGATCTTTGTTTGCTGGGATGGGATTACCGTAAAAAGTTATGAGACTTTTACGGGCAGCTATAAGCAATGTATCGATGAGCTTAGGGCTAACGGTGTACAGCGGGTGTGTATGGAGGCCACAGGCATCTACTGGATAGCCCTGCACCAGATGCTGGAAGAAGCGGGCATGGAAGTATGCCTGGTTAATCCCAAAGAAGTAAAGCAGGTAAAGGGTAGAAAGACAGATGTAAAAGATGCCTGTTGGATACAAAAAATGTTTAGTGCCGGTCTGGTGCGCCAGAGTTATATTCCTGCCGGCAAGTTAAAAGAGTTACGAATGATGATTCGGGAGCGGGAAGATATTATTGGTATGGGAAGTACCTATGTGAATAAGATGCAAAAGGCATTGGAGTTAATGAATATTAAACTCACAGAAGTAATCTGTCAAATTAATGGTGCCAGCGGTATACGGATGATAGAGGCGATCATCAATGGAGAGCGTAATAAAGAAAAATTACTGGCACTTTGCCATGTAAGCATCCGGGAAAAGAAGGCAGATGCGGTTTTAAACGCACTTGAAGGGCATTACAATGAAAGTTGGTTATTCCTGCTGGAACAAAATTTAATTCTTTGGAAGGTGCACCAAAAACAACTCCTGCGTATTGATAAGCGTATTGAAGCATTGCTAGGTGATTTGGAGCAGGGTAGACAGTTTGTAGCAAGTGAGTATAAAGCCAAACCGGTACGGCATCATAAACCCATGATAACCGATTTGCACCAGAAATTACTAAATATTTATGGCGTAGATGCCAATTGCATTCCTGGCATCACTGATTATACACTACTAAAGCTACTGGGAGAAGTGGGGGCAGATATGAGCCGGTTTCCAACGGTAAAGCATTTTGTGAGCTGGTGCGGTCTTTGTCCCGGTCATAACCAGAGCGGTTCTAAAAGCAGGAAGTCGAAAATGAAGAATCACTCCAATGCAGGCCAAACCTTCCGCGAAGTAGCTCAGGCCTTGCTTAATAGTAAGTATATAGCTATTGGAGCCTTTATCAGGAAACTAAAGAGTAGAAAAGAGGCGCGCATAGCAATAAAAGCCGGGGCAAGAAAAATAGCTACTGCATTCTATAATTTATTAACAAAAGGAGCTCAATATATAGAGCAAGGCATTCATAAGTATGAACAACAACTCAAAGAAAGAGAACAGAAATATTTACAAAAAATGGCTTTAAAATATGGAATGAAGTTCGTTGAAATACAATCGCTTAAATAA
- a CDS encoding glycoside hydrolase family 127 protein, translating into MIRKVITGLLAFAVFSTVARAQDTSLLNYFRLQEVTLLPGPFRHAQDLNKKYLLELDADRLLAPFRREAGLPVQVQSYTNWENTGLDGHIGGHYLSGLSLMYASTGDTLIGNRLQYMLRELKKCQDANGDGYIGGVPGGKKIWNEINGGQIKAGAFSLNDKWVPLYNIHKTYAGLRDAWLLTGNTEAREMLINMADWAIRLVSRLSDAQIQEMLRSEHGGLNEVFADVAVITGDKKYLQLARRFSHRAVLDPLLHHEDQLTGMHANTQIPKVLGFKRISEVKGNASWGEAARFFWERVVEHRSVCIGGNSTSEHFNALDDFSKMIRGVEGPETCNTYNMLRLTKMLYQSSGEQQYIDYYEKALYNHMLSTQDPNTGGLVYFTPMRPGHYRVYSQPQTSMWCCVGSGLESHSKYAEMIYAYKKNDLYLNLFIPSRLHWKEKGVTLVQENDFPDHPQTRLTVYVKQKTPFTLQLRYPAWVASGTLQILVNGKKYPAKPVNGYVPINREWKNGDRLTVEMPMHMRVESLPGAEGYYAFLYGPVVLAAKTDTLGQSGLFADDSRGGHIARGPQIPLKEMPVIVSMPGRLANLPQPVKTKPLTFKLKHLFPAQYPGGMELIPFFRLHESRYIIYWPQATPEAVKKMQEKMAVAEEEMIKWDALTIDKVVCGEQQPESDHFIQQEDSWTGFIEDVHWREARGWFSYRLRSQGQTSRRLYLKYFDPVRFDVLINGKKLVTLKPGDSNGLQTRIVPLPPGSSDEAVTEVTIKAADNFTTGKIAELRLLKE; encoded by the coding sequence ATGATCAGGAAGGTTATTACAGGCCTTTTGGCTTTTGCGGTCTTTTCAACTGTGGCAAGGGCGCAGGATACTTCATTGCTGAACTATTTCCGGTTGCAGGAGGTGACGCTGTTGCCGGGTCCGTTCAGGCATGCACAGGACCTCAATAAAAAGTACCTGCTGGAGCTGGATGCAGACCGGTTGCTGGCGCCATTTCGCCGCGAAGCGGGGCTGCCGGTTCAGGTGCAAAGCTATACCAATTGGGAAAATACCGGCTTGGATGGTCATATCGGCGGTCATTACCTCTCCGGGCTGTCGCTAATGTATGCATCCACAGGCGATACCCTTATCGGGAACCGGCTGCAGTATATGCTGCGCGAATTGAAAAAATGCCAGGATGCCAACGGCGATGGCTATATCGGCGGTGTGCCCGGCGGGAAAAAAATCTGGAATGAAATTAACGGCGGCCAGATCAAAGCCGGCGCATTTAGTTTGAATGATAAATGGGTGCCTTTATATAATATTCATAAAACCTATGCCGGTTTAAGAGACGCCTGGTTGCTGACCGGAAACACGGAGGCCCGGGAAATGCTGATCAACATGGCCGATTGGGCGATACGGCTGGTCTCTCGTTTATCGGACGCTCAGATACAGGAGATGCTGCGCAGCGAACACGGTGGATTAAACGAAGTGTTTGCAGACGTGGCGGTGATTACCGGCGATAAAAAATACCTGCAACTGGCCCGCCGGTTCTCACACCGGGCGGTTCTGGATCCCCTCCTGCACCATGAAGATCAGTTAACTGGTATGCATGCCAATACCCAGATACCAAAAGTGCTGGGCTTTAAACGTATTTCCGAGGTTAAAGGAAATGCTTCCTGGGGAGAGGCGGCCCGTTTTTTCTGGGAACGGGTGGTGGAGCATCGTTCCGTTTGTATTGGCGGCAACAGCACATCCGAGCATTTTAATGCGCTGGATGATTTTTCAAAAATGATCCGGGGTGTTGAAGGCCCTGAAACCTGCAACACCTATAATATGCTTCGCCTTACAAAGATGCTGTACCAAAGCTCCGGGGAACAGCAATACATCGATTATTACGAAAAAGCGTTGTACAATCACATGCTTTCTACACAGGATCCCAATACGGGCGGACTGGTGTATTTTACCCCGATGCGGCCGGGGCATTACCGCGTCTATTCCCAACCGCAAACCAGCATGTGGTGTTGCGTAGGCTCGGGGCTCGAAAGTCATTCCAAATACGCCGAAATGATCTATGCCTATAAAAAGAATGACCTCTATCTGAACCTGTTTATCCCTTCGCGCCTGCACTGGAAAGAAAAAGGCGTGACCCTGGTTCAGGAAAATGATTTTCCGGATCATCCGCAAACCCGGCTAACGGTCTACGTAAAGCAAAAGACCCCGTTCACCCTGCAGCTGCGCTACCCCGCATGGGTTGCCTCCGGCACTTTGCAAATTTTGGTGAACGGTAAAAAATATCCGGCAAAGCCGGTTAATGGCTATGTGCCCATCAACCGGGAATGGAAAAATGGCGACCGGCTTACAGTTGAGATGCCCATGCATATGCGCGTAGAATCGTTACCGGGCGCTGAGGGGTATTACGCTTTTTTATATGGCCCGGTAGTACTGGCCGCCAAAACAGATACTCTTGGCCAGTCCGGCCTGTTTGCCGATGATTCAAGGGGTGGTCATATAGCGCGGGGCCCGCAAATTCCGTTGAAAGAAATGCCCGTAATAGTAAGTATGCCCGGCCGTTTGGCCAACCTGCCGCAGCCGGTGAAGACCAAACCATTAACGTTTAAGCTTAAGCATCTCTTTCCCGCCCAATATCCCGGTGGTATGGAACTGATTCCCTTTTTTCGCTTGCATGAATCGCGCTATATCATTTACTGGCCGCAGGCAACGCCTGAAGCTGTAAAGAAAATGCAGGAAAAAATGGCAGTGGCCGAGGAGGAAATGATCAAATGGGATGCCCTGACCATTGACAAAGTAGTTTGCGGCGAGCAGCAGCCCGAGTCGGACCATTTTATACAACAGGAAGATTCATGGACGGGCTTTATAGAAGATGTACACTGGCGGGAAGCGCGGGGCTGGTTCAGTTACCGGTTAAGGAGCCAGGGGCAAACTTCCCGGCGATTGTACCTGAAATATTTTGACCCGGTACGGTTTGATGTGCTGATCAATGGCAAAAAACTGGTTACGCTGAAACCCGGTGATAGCAATGGGCTGCAGACCCGCATCGTCCCCCTGCCTCCGGGATCTTCGGATGAAGCTGTAACGGAAGTAACCATAAAGGCGGCAGATAACTTCACAACAGGGAAAATAGCGGAACTCCGCCTATTGAAGGAATGA
- a CDS encoding alpha-L-arabinofuranosidase C-terminal domain-containing protein: MIKRIVFLLVIVAVCSRALAGAPDSVWLFAYAKVQHEGRDGLHFAWSNDGKSWHAIGQEFGFVRSDYGRWGSEKRMIQPVLFPGTGGTWHCVWNLTGDTGPVAYTASQDLVRWIPQSYYADLETVQPVSAPQVEDARKRQTEVLVLGVPRKGSRLKVSWTLVDGLLKKEQLTGYRNQLWGETTHEDSARFATLKPVMVSIRPEIARSKKIGNMLMGVFFEDINYAADGGLYAELVQNRGFEYDPADKENRDPDWNAKKAWSVSGKGLDFAIASVDPIHSNNKHYAVLRTDGTGGALVNEGFDGMVIKAGERYDLSLFARSLSGKNNKLAVRLKTKDGTVVAASVINGLTPVWKKQSLVLVAKETVTDARLELIPQAEGALALDMISLFPRNTFKGRKNGLRADLAQHIADLHPRFIRFPGGCVAHGDGIENIYNWKNTIGPLEARKPQRNLWGYHQSMGLGYFEYFRFCEDIGAEPVPVVAAGVPCQNSAQHGHPLGGQQCGIPLKDMNRYIQDVLDLVEWANGDVHTQWGRQRAAAGHPEPFHLKYIGIGNEDLISDVFTERFIMIYNAVKKKYPDVTVIGTVGPFFEGSDYDAGWKLASRLQVPMVDEHYYVPPGWFIYNQDFYDQYDRNGPKVYLGEYAAHLPGRPNNLETALAEALHLTALERNGDVVRMASYAPLLAKEGHTQWSPDLIYFNNSMVKPTTGYYVQQLFGQNAGETYIPAKAVFSNNNEKIKARVAWSIVKDAKTGDVILKLVNLLPVAAQARLDVSALGLHAAPVTKMVLTGRPDEKNLKPVKTTVSLNELEKTEMPPYSITVLRAGGPK, from the coding sequence ATGATAAAACGGATTGTATTCTTACTGGTAATCGTTGCTGTATGCAGCCGCGCTCTGGCAGGTGCTCCCGATTCGGTCTGGCTTTTTGCCTACGCAAAAGTGCAACACGAAGGAAGGGATGGGCTGCATTTTGCCTGGAGCAACGACGGGAAAAGCTGGCATGCCATTGGCCAGGAGTTTGGTTTTGTAAGATCGGACTATGGGCGCTGGGGCAGCGAGAAGCGCATGATTCAACCGGTGCTGTTTCCCGGTACAGGGGGAACCTGGCATTGTGTATGGAACCTTACCGGCGATACCGGACCGGTTGCCTATACGGCTTCGCAGGATCTGGTGCGTTGGATCCCGCAATCTTACTATGCAGACCTGGAAACGGTGCAACCCGTATCTGCACCACAGGTGGAGGATGCCAGGAAGCGGCAAACAGAGGTGTTGGTGCTGGGCGTACCGCGAAAGGGAAGCCGGCTAAAAGTATCCTGGACCCTGGTGGATGGCCTGTTGAAAAAAGAACAGCTTACGGGGTACCGGAACCAGCTATGGGGTGAAACTACCCACGAAGACAGCGCGCGGTTTGCGACCCTGAAGCCGGTAATGGTATCCATCCGCCCGGAAATAGCGCGTTCAAAAAAGATCGGCAATATGTTGATGGGCGTGTTCTTTGAAGATATCAACTATGCTGCAGATGGCGGGCTCTACGCCGAGCTGGTGCAGAACCGGGGATTTGAATATGATCCAGCTGACAAAGAAAACCGCGATCCGGACTGGAATGCAAAAAAAGCCTGGAGTGTTTCCGGGAAGGGGCTGGATTTTGCCATTGCTTCAGTTGATCCCATCCATTCCAACAATAAGCATTATGCAGTACTGCGTACGGATGGTACCGGAGGTGCGCTGGTTAATGAAGGCTTTGACGGCATGGTTATAAAAGCAGGGGAGCGGTACGATCTTTCCCTGTTCGCCCGGTCGCTTTCCGGAAAAAATAACAAACTCGCCGTTCGGCTTAAAACAAAAGATGGTACGGTGGTCGCAGCTTCCGTGATTAACGGGTTAACACCGGTCTGGAAAAAGCAAAGCCTGGTGCTGGTGGCAAAGGAAACCGTAACCGATGCAAGACTGGAACTCATTCCGCAGGCGGAAGGTGCCCTCGCGCTGGATATGATCTCGTTGTTTCCGCGTAACACGTTTAAAGGCCGTAAGAACGGGCTGCGTGCAGATCTGGCGCAGCATATTGCAGACCTGCATCCCCGGTTTATCCGCTTCCCGGGCGGTTGTGTGGCGCATGGCGATGGCATCGAAAATATTTATAACTGGAAAAATACGATCGGTCCGCTGGAGGCCCGCAAGCCACAACGCAATTTATGGGGCTATCATCAAAGCATGGGGCTCGGTTATTTTGAATACTTCCGGTTTTGTGAAGACATCGGTGCGGAGCCGGTTCCCGTAGTGGCGGCTGGCGTGCCCTGCCAGAATTCGGCGCAGCACGGACATCCGTTGGGCGGACAGCAATGCGGCATCCCGTTAAAAGATATGAACCGTTACATACAGGATGTGCTGGACCTGGTGGAATGGGCCAACGGCGATGTGCATACCCAATGGGGGAGGCAGCGTGCCGCAGCTGGTCACCCGGAGCCCTTTCATTTAAAGTATATCGGGATCGGTAATGAAGACCTGATATCGGATGTGTTTACAGAGCGGTTCATCATGATCTATAATGCCGTTAAGAAGAAATATCCGGACGTTACAGTGATTGGAACCGTGGGGCCTTTTTTTGAAGGGTCGGATTATGATGCAGGCTGGAAGCTGGCATCCCGGCTGCAGGTGCCCATGGTGGACGAGCATTACTATGTACCGCCGGGCTGGTTTATTTATAACCAGGATTTTTATGATCAATACGATCGCAACGGGCCTAAAGTATACCTGGGCGAATATGCCGCACATCTGCCGGGCAGGCCCAATAACCTCGAAACTGCATTGGCGGAGGCGCTCCACCTGACTGCACTCGAGCGCAACGGCGATGTGGTGCGGATGGCATCCTACGCGCCCCTGCTTGCGAAAGAAGGCCATACGCAATGGAGCCCGGATCTCATTTATTTCAATAACAGCATGGTAAAACCTACCACCGGCTATTATGTGCAGCAGCTGTTTGGGCAAAATGCGGGCGAGACCTATATTCCGGCCAAGGCTGTTTTTTCAAATAACAATGAAAAAATAAAAGCCCGCGTAGCCTGGTCGATCGTGAAGGATGCAAAAACAGGAGACGTGATCCTGAAGCTGGTGAACCTGTTGCCGGTAGCTGCCCAGGCCAGATTAGACGTCAGTGCTTTGGGCCTGCATGCTGCACCTGTAACGAAAATGGTATTGACCGGGCGGCCCGATGAAAAAAATCTTAAGCCGGTAAAAACAACGGTTTCATTAAATGAACTGGAAAAAACAGAGATGCCTCCTTATTCCATTACTGTATTGCGGGCAGGAGGACCAAAATAA
- a CDS encoding ImmA/IrrE family metallo-endopeptidase — protein MDSLNINSLLKSVFEDRPVPNIKALFDSKLEEYGIAKTKALKLLSIDKDVFEEIVTGTAKQPNLIHVVKLAEFLEIDINSFIKVVLNNQSVDNIASIDSARKTTFLLKNFDVKTLTKLGFFQSNDNLDALVKKVLTFFGFSSIQDFEEQLEEPLYSRTKRNFSDKMKDFWIKSAYQTFKVINNPNDYDRNRLKDLIVKIKPYSQDVDNGLFIVCRALYNVGVTVIFQDYLSTTQVRGGTFIINGKPCIVLTDFNKKYPTIWFTLLHELHHVLFDFEFIETNRFHLTGDDDLFLIEEKANSFARDFFLPEEKFQYIKKYIHNPYLVSKFARENEVHESIVYSFYIWYQDELYGKKYHAAFKEFLPAYSNSLKKLNPVSWDEESIKVTSERIKEILEIK, from the coding sequence GTGGATAGCCTAAATATAAATTCTTTACTTAAATCGGTTTTTGAAGACCGACCTGTACCCAATATAAAGGCGTTGTTTGATAGCAAGCTGGAGGAATATGGCATTGCCAAAACTAAGGCGCTAAAGCTATTAAGCATAGACAAGGATGTTTTTGAGGAGATTGTTACCGGCACCGCAAAACAGCCGAATTTAATTCATGTAGTTAAGTTGGCCGAATTTCTTGAGATTGATATTAATAGTTTTATTAAGGTTGTACTCAACAATCAAAGTGTAGATAATATAGCATCGATTGATAGTGCACGAAAAACCACCTTTTTACTAAAAAACTTTGATGTAAAAACACTGACCAAGCTTGGCTTTTTTCAAAGTAATGATAATTTAGATGCTTTAGTTAAAAAAGTACTTACCTTTTTTGGCTTCTCCTCAATACAGGATTTTGAAGAGCAACTGGAAGAGCCTTTGTATAGCCGTACCAAAAGAAATTTTTCGGATAAGATGAAAGACTTTTGGATCAAGTCGGCTTACCAAACTTTTAAAGTGATCAATAATCCTAATGATTACGATAGAAATCGGCTAAAAGATTTGATCGTAAAAATCAAGCCTTATTCGCAGGACGTAGATAATGGGCTCTTTATCGTATGCAGGGCCTTATACAATGTGGGTGTAACGGTGATTTTCCAGGATTATTTGTCAACTACACAAGTAAGGGGGGGTACATTTATTATTAATGGCAAACCGTGTATTGTATTAACAGATTTCAACAAAAAATATCCCACAATCTGGTTTACCCTGCTGCATGAACTGCACCATGTATTGTTTGATTTTGAGTTTATAGAAACAAATCGTTTTCATTTAACTGGAGATGATGATTTATTCCTGATTGAAGAGAAAGCCAACTCATTTGCAAGAGATTTTTTCCTTCCGGAAGAGAAGTTTCAGTATATCAAAAAGTATATTCACAACCCTTACCTGGTCTCAAAATTTGCAAGGGAAAATGAAGTGCACGAATCCATCGTGTATTCCTTTTACATCTGGTACCAGGATGAGCTATATGGCAAAAAATATCATGCTGCGTTTAAAGAATTTTTACCGGCTTATAGCAATTCTTTGAAAAAGCTAAACCCTGTATCGTGGGACGAGGAAAGCATAAAAGTAACCAGCGAAAGAATTAAAGAAATTTTAGAAATTAAATAA
- a CDS encoding HNH endonuclease signature motif containing protein, whose amino-acid sequence MIDTYLQYGISSDLAQKLARLGLPKTTFEKTSKKNLKERYGLSENEVNTVNELIQRKPINKDTVEVLLYNSNYTCCICKGTKGSSYIIHHIKEYSISQDNSYFNLAVLCPNDHDLAHQKGKTLSLQLTESNIHKAKQKWEKLVNERNLEKACRNGNITEVDFLNIPRILELCTGLFGNIPHTQYSDELYSNDLILKSGALNDHKIREVNKNPETPLIFFASYGSSMLKHHYYEIFKAVLNHLNFIDLDHLLNKKSLKTGIVGEYCFYIGGLYSKKLPDPITDSSEFMKFYFKRKPFVVEWLVDPKYFCSSSAKWRTLHRGVYIIFGKIRNVNIESIEGKDQIVVDIRPYCFGLPKERKDRTPSIAHRDQFDDFFDEEDE is encoded by the coding sequence ATGATTGATACATATCTCCAATATGGTATTTCAAGCGATTTGGCGCAAAAATTAGCTAGGCTTGGTCTACCAAAAACAACCTTTGAAAAAACATCTAAAAAGAATCTTAAGGAAAGGTATGGCTTATCCGAGAATGAAGTCAACACAGTAAATGAGCTAATCCAAAGGAAACCTATAAACAAGGATACTGTTGAAGTGTTGTTATATAATTCAAATTATACTTGCTGTATTTGTAAAGGAACAAAGGGTAGTTCTTACATCATCCACCATATAAAGGAGTATTCAATAAGTCAAGATAATAGTTATTTTAATTTGGCGGTTCTTTGCCCTAATGACCATGATCTGGCTCACCAAAAAGGCAAAACGCTAAGCCTACAGCTTACAGAATCGAATATTCACAAAGCTAAACAGAAATGGGAGAAGCTAGTAAATGAGCGAAATTTAGAGAAGGCTTGCAGAAATGGTAATATTACGGAGGTCGACTTTTTGAACATACCCCGGATACTTGAACTTTGTACAGGACTATTCGGAAATATCCCCCACACACAATATAGCGATGAATTGTACTCTAATGATCTAATTCTGAAAAGTGGAGCTTTAAATGATCATAAAATTAGAGAGGTGAATAAAAACCCCGAAACTCCATTAATATTTTTCGCATCTTATGGTTCTTCAATGTTAAAGCATCACTACTATGAAATATTTAAGGCCGTATTAAACCACTTAAACTTTATTGATTTAGACCACTTGCTAAACAAAAAATCTTTGAAAACTGGTATTGTAGGGGAATATTGTTTTTACATTGGAGGGTTGTATAGTAAAAAATTACCTGATCCAATTACCGATTCTTCAGAATTTATGAAATTCTATTTCAAACGAAAACCATTTGTAGTCGAATGGCTAGTTGATCCAAAGTATTTTTGTTCAAGCTCTGCAAAGTGGCGGACGTTACATAGAGGAGTTTATATCATTTTTGGAAAGATTCGAAATGTAAATATTGAATCTATTGAAGGGAAAGATCAAATTGTAGTTGATATACGACCATATTGTTTTGGGCTTCCTAAAGAACGAAAGGATAGAACTCCTTCGATTGCGCATAGAGATCAGTTTGACGATTTTTTTGATGAAGAAGATGAGTAA
- a CDS encoding family 43 glycosylhydrolase, which yields MKNRTLIVKANSRNAVVIVIFFMLSMFQSQGQQKLQQKGYTAYLFTYFTGNQKQEEAIRFAISADGYHYWALNGNQPVLASEAISTTGGVRDPHILRGADQKTFYMVATDMVSANGWNSNRAMVLMRSTDLINWSSSVVNIPKTFKAFENVNRVWAPQTIYDPVKKKYMIYWSMRAGDEPDVIYYAYANKDFTALETAPLVLFHNPHGTACIDGDIVFKDGKYYLFFKTEGSGNGIKIAVSDQLTTGYTLRDQYVQQTSDPVEGAGVFKLNDGSGYILMYDVYTRGRYQFTKTSNFKNFKVVDADISMNFHPRHGTVLPITTQEAEQLAGKWLQPRDLFTSVQSKQIRKNNIVFDTSRKKLYLPVLPGTPLRHFDPGFTKLPGVSIAPAGPADFSKGPVRYAIKVKGHQAAEVEVHIVQDHNPVLNGYYADPEILYAGKTKRFYIYPTSDGFTGWSGNQFKAFSSPDLLHWKDEGVILDLPKQVSWAGRNAWAPCIIEKKTEGRYQYFYYFTAAQKIGVAVADHPTGPFTDLGKPLVAEKPPGVKGGQEIDPDVFTDPQTSKSYLYWGNGYMAVAELNADMVSLKPGTTRILTPDRTFREGTYVFYRKGVYYFMWSENDTRSPDYRVRYGTATTPLGPIHVPENNVVLQKKAAAGIYGTGHHSVLQLPGTDRWYIVYHRFTYPNGMAMGEAAGYHREVCIDTLEFNADGNIREVKPSHLGVGPVHLK from the coding sequence ATGAAGAATAGAACATTAATTGTAAAAGCAAACAGCAGGAATGCAGTAGTCATCGTTATTTTTTTTATGCTGTCCATGTTTCAAAGCCAGGGGCAGCAAAAACTGCAGCAGAAGGGTTATACAGCCTATCTGTTTACCTATTTTACCGGTAATCAAAAGCAGGAAGAAGCCATCCGTTTTGCCATCAGTGCCGATGGGTATCATTATTGGGCCCTGAATGGGAACCAGCCGGTTCTTGCTTCGGAAGCCATCAGTACCACCGGCGGTGTACGGGATCCGCATATCCTGCGCGGGGCAGATCAAAAAACCTTTTACATGGTGGCAACCGATATGGTGTCGGCCAACGGCTGGAACTCCAACCGCGCCATGGTGCTGATGCGGTCAACGGACCTGATAAACTGGTCGTCTTCGGTAGTAAACATTCCCAAAACCTTTAAGGCTTTTGAAAATGTAAACCGGGTTTGGGCCCCGCAAACCATTTACGACCCTGTAAAGAAAAAATACATGATCTATTGGTCGATGCGGGCGGGCGATGAACCCGATGTGATCTACTATGCATATGCCAATAAAGATTTTACTGCTTTGGAAACGGCACCCCTTGTATTGTTTCATAACCCGCATGGTACGGCCTGCATTGATGGGGATATTGTTTTTAAAGACGGGAAGTATTATCTCTTTTTTAAAACGGAGGGCAGCGGCAACGGGATCAAGATCGCAGTTTCGGACCAGCTTACCACCGGTTATACACTACGCGACCAATATGTACAGCAGACCAGCGATCCTGTTGAAGGGGCAGGCGTATTTAAGCTCAATGATGGCAGCGGCTATATCTTAATGTATGATGTATATACCCGGGGCCGCTACCAGTTTACAAAAACCAGCAACTTTAAAAATTTTAAAGTGGTGGATGCGGACATCTCCATGAACTTTCATCCCCGGCACGGAACGGTATTGCCCATTACCACACAGGAAGCAGAACAACTGGCCGGTAAATGGCTGCAGCCCCGGGATCTGTTCACATCGGTGCAGTCGAAGCAGATCCGGAAGAACAATATCGTGTTCGATACATCCCGTAAAAAGTTGTACCTCCCTGTGCTGCCGGGTACGCCATTGCGGCACTTTGATCCTGGGTTTACAAAACTTCCCGGAGTATCCATTGCACCGGCAGGACCGGCTGATTTTTCAAAGGGCCCTGTACGTTATGCCATTAAGGTTAAGGGCCACCAGGCAGCGGAAGTGGAGGTGCATATTGTGCAGGATCACAACCCCGTTCTCAACGGTTATTATGCGGACCCGGAAATATTGTATGCCGGGAAAACAAAACGATTCTATATCTATCCGACAAGCGATGGATTTACCGGCTGGAGCGGTAATCAATTCAAAGCTTTTTCTTCGCCCGACCTGCTGCATTGGAAAGATGAAGGTGTGATCCTGGACCTGCCCAAACAGGTAAGCTGGGCCGGCCGCAATGCCTGGGCACCCTGTATCATAGAAAAGAAAACCGAAGGGCGGTATCAATATTTTTACTATTTCACTGCAGCGCAAAAAATAGGAGTAGCGGTTGCTGATCATCCCACGGGCCCGTTTACCGACCTGGGCAAACCCCTGGTTGCAGAAAAACCACCCGGCGTAAAGGGTGGGCAGGAAATAGATCCCGATGTATTTACAGATCCGCAAACCAGTAAAAGTTATTTGTATTGGGGTAACGGGTATATGGCGGTGGCCGAGCTGAATGCAGATATGGTTTCGTTAAAGCCGGGAACCACCAGGATTCTTACGCCCGACCGCACATTCCGGGAGGGAACCTATGTATTTTACCGGAAGGGGGTTTATTATTTTATGTGGAGCGAGAATGATACCCGTAGCCCGGACTACAGGGTGCGTTATGGTACGGCAACCACACCGCTCGGTCCCATCCATGTGCCGGAAAATAATGTGGTGCTGCAAAAAAAAGCTGCCGCGGGCATTTATGGTACCGGGCATCATTCGGTATTACAATTGCCGGGCACCGATCGCTGGTACATCGTTTATCACCGGTTTACCTATCCCAATGGTATGGCTATGGGAGAAGCGGCCGGTTATCACCGGGAAGTATGCATCGATACGCTGGAATTTAATGCCGATGGAAACATCCGGGAAGTAAAGCCTTCGCATCTCGGCGTTGGCCCGGTGCATTTAAAATAG